A DNA window from Patagioenas fasciata isolate bPatFas1 chromosome 1, bPatFas1.hap1, whole genome shotgun sequence contains the following coding sequences:
- the USP5 gene encoding ubiquitin carboxyl-terminal hydrolase 5 isoform X2, producing MAELSEALLSVLPSIRVPKAGDRVQKDECAFSFDTPESDGGLYICMNTFLGFGKQYVEKHYQKTGQRVYLHLKRTRKLKEEDTNSTAGDPPRKKPTRLAIGVEGGFDITEEKFEYDEDVKIVIFPEHLDIPRDGLEGLPDMVRDRIASAVEAILTADSASRKQEVQAWDGEVRRVSKHAFSLQQLQNDVRIPPCGWKCSKCDMRENLWLNMTDGAILCGRRYFDGSGGNNHAVEHYRETGYPLAVKLGTITPDGADVYSYDEDDMVLDPNLAEHLAHFGIDMLKMQKTDKTMTELEIDMNQRIGEWELIQESGVQLKPLYGPGYTGIRNLGNSCYLNSVMQVLFSIPDFQRKYVDKLEKIFQSAPSDPTQDFSTQVAKLGHGLLSGEYSKPASADGEQQPDQKGMQNGIAPRMFKSLIGKGHPEFSTNRQQDAQEFFLHFINMVERNCRSSENPNEVFRFLVEEKLKCLATEKVKYTQRVDYIMQLPVPMDAALNKDELLEYEEKKRQAEEEKQPLPELVRAKVPFSSCLEAYGAPEQVDDFWSTALQAKSVALKTTRFASFPDYLVIQIKKFTFGLDWVPKKLDVSIEMPEELDISALQGTGLQDGEEEMPDIAPPLVTPDEPKAPMLDESVIIQLVEMGFPMDACRKAVYYTGNSGVEAAMNWVMSHMDDPDFANPLVLPGSSGPGSTIACPDPPSEDSVATIVSMGFSRDQAMKALRATNNSLERAVDWIFSHIDDLDAEAAMDISEGRSAAESISESVPVGPKVRDGPGKYQLFAFISHMGTSTMCGHYVCHIKKDGRWVIYNDQKVCASEKPPKDLGYIYFYQRIPS from the exons ATGGCGGAGCTGAGTGAGGCGCTGCTCTCGGTGTTGCCGTCCATCCGGGTGCCCAAGGCCGGCGACCGGGTCCAGAAGGACGAGTGCGCCTTTTCCTTTGACACGCCG GAGTCAGATGGCGGCTTATATATCTGCATGAACACGTTCCTGGGCTTTGGGAAGCAATATGTGGAAAAGCACTATCAGAAAACAGGCCAACGGGTCTACCTTCACCTCAAAAGAACACGtaaactg AAGGAAGAAGATACAAACTCCACTGCTGGGGATCCCCCAAGGAAGAAACCAACTCGCTTGGCTATTG gtGTAGAAGGTGGATTTGATATCACGGAGGAAAAGTTTGAGTATGATGAAGATGTGAAAATAGTAATTTTCCCAGAGCATTTGGATATTCCTCGCGATGGGCTGGAGGGACTACCAGACATGGTCAGAGACAGG ATTGCCAGTGCAGTCGAGGCCATCCTGACAGCAGATTCAGCTTCACGGAAGCAGGAGGTGCAGGCATGGGATGGGGAGGTTCGACGTGTATCCAAACACGCTTTTTCCCTGCAACAACTTCAGAATGATGTCCGTATCCCACCGTG TGGCTGGAAGTGCAGCAAGTGTGACATGAGGGAGAACTTGTGGTTGAACATGACTGATGGAGCCATCCTCTGTGGTCGGCGTTATTTTGATGGCAGTGGTGGCAACAATCACGCAGTCGAGCACTACCGGGAAACTGGCTACCCACTGGCTGTAAAACTGGGAACAATTACTCCTGATGGGGCTG ACGTCTACTCCTACGATGAGGATGACATGGTGTTGGATCCCAACCTGGCAGAACACCTTGCTCACTTTGGGATTGACATGCTCAAGATGCAGAAG ACAGACAAGACAATGACAGAACTGGAAATAGACATGAACCAGCGCATTGGGGAGTGGGAGCTCATCCAGGAGTCTGGCGTGCAGCTCAAGCCCCTCTATGGGCCTGGATACACTGGGATCCGTAACCTGGGCAACAGTTGCTACCTCAATTCTGTGATGCAGGTGCTGTTCAGTATCCCAGACTTCCAGAGAAA GTATGTGGACAAGCTGGAGAAGATATTCCAAAGTGCACCTTCAGACCCCACACAGGACTTCAGCACACAAGT AGCCAAACTGGGCCATGGACTGCTTTCTGGGGAGTATTCAAAGCCAGCTTCTGCAGATGGGGAACAACAGCCCGATCAGAAG GGTATGCAGAATGGCATTGCTCCACGCATGTTTAAGTCCCTCATTGGAAAGGGGCACCCAGAATTTTCCACTAACCGACAGCAGGACGCCCAGGAATTCTTTCTGCATTTCATCAACATGGTGGAG AGGAACTGCCGCAGCTCAGAGAACCCTAATGAGGTCTTCCGTTTTTTggtggaggagaagctgaagTGCCTGGCCACAGAAAAGGTGAAATATACCCAGCGTGTGGACTATATTATGCAGCTGCCTGTGCCCATGGATGCTGCACTGAACAAAG ATGAACTACTGGAGTATGAGGAGAAGAAGcggcaggcagaggaggagaagcagccactgccagagctggtgcGAGCCAAGGTGCCTTTCAGCTCCTGCCTAGAGGCCTATGGAgctccagagcaggtggatgaTTTCTGGAGCACAGCCTTGCAGGCCAAGTCTGTGGCTCTCAA AACAACACGGTTCGCCTCTTTCCCGGATTATCTAGTGATCCAGATCAAGAAATTCACTTTCGGTCTGGACTGGGTGCCCAAAAAGCTTG ATGTCTCCATTGAAATGCCAGAGGAGCTGGATATCtctgcactgcagggaacagggctgcAAGATGGAGAAGAAGAAATGCCAGACATCGCACCCCCACTGGTGACACCAGACGAGCCCAAAG CACCCATGTTGGATGAGTCAGTGATTATCCAGCTAGTGGAGATGGGCTTTCCCATGGATGCCTGCCGCAAAGCCGTGTATTACACAGGGAACAGTGGGGTTGAGGCTGCCATGAACTGGGTCATGTCACATATGGATGATCCAG ACTTTGCTAACCCGTTAGTTCTCCCTGGATCCAGTGGGCCAGGGTCTACTATTGCCTGCCCAGACCCTCCTTCAGAAGACAGTGTGGCCACCATTGTCTCCATGGGCTTCTCCCGGGACCAAGCTATGAAAGCGCTTAGAGCCACG AACAACAGCCTGGAGCGTGCTGTGGATTGGATCTTTAGTCACATTGATGACCTTGATGCAGAAGCTGCTATGGATATTTCAGAGGGGCGGTCGGCAGCTGAGTCCATCTCTGAATCTGTTCCCGTGGGTCCTAAAGTGCGtgatgggcctggaa AATATCAGCTGTTTGCCTTCATCAGCCACATGGGCACTTCGACTATGTGTGGACACTATGTTTGTCACATCAAGAAAGATGGCAG GTGGGTGATCTACAATGACCAGAAAGTCTGTGCTTCTGAGAAGCCCCCCAAGGACCTGGGCTACATCTACTTCTACCAGCGGATTCCCAGCTAG
- the USP5 gene encoding ubiquitin carboxyl-terminal hydrolase 5 isoform X1, protein MAELSEALLSVLPSIRVPKAGDRVQKDECAFSFDTPESDGGLYICMNTFLGFGKQYVEKHYQKTGQRVYLHLKRTRKLKEEDTNSTAGDPPRKKPTRLAIGVEGGFDITEEKFEYDEDVKIVIFPEHLDIPRDGLEGLPDMVRDRIASAVEAILTADSASRKQEVQAWDGEVRRVSKHAFSLQQLQNDVRIPPCGWKCSKCDMRENLWLNMTDGAILCGRRYFDGSGGNNHAVEHYRETGYPLAVKLGTITPDGADVYSYDEDDMVLDPNLAEHLAHFGIDMLKMQKTDKTMTELEIDMNQRIGEWELIQESGVQLKPLYGPGYTGIRNLGNSCYLNSVMQVLFSIPDFQRKYVDKLEKIFQSAPSDPTQDFSTQVAKLGHGLLSGEYSKPASADGEQQPDQKGMQNGIAPRMFKSLIGKGHPEFSTNRQQDAQEFFLHFINMVERNCRSSENPNEVFRFLVEEKLKCLATEKVKYTQRVDYIMQLPVPMDAALNKDELLEYEEKKRQAEEEKQPLPELVRAKVPFSSCLEAYGAPEQVDDFWSTALQAKSVALKTTRFASFPDYLVIQIKKFTFGLDWVPKKLDVSIEMPEELDISALQGTGLQDGEEEMPDIAPPLVTPDEPKGSLGFYGNEDDDSFCSPHFSSPTSPMLDESVIIQLVEMGFPMDACRKAVYYTGNSGVEAAMNWVMSHMDDPDFANPLVLPGSSGPGSTIACPDPPSEDSVATIVSMGFSRDQAMKALRATNNSLERAVDWIFSHIDDLDAEAAMDISEGRSAAESISESVPVGPKVRDGPGKYQLFAFISHMGTSTMCGHYVCHIKKDGRWVIYNDQKVCASEKPPKDLGYIYFYQRIPS, encoded by the exons ATGGCGGAGCTGAGTGAGGCGCTGCTCTCGGTGTTGCCGTCCATCCGGGTGCCCAAGGCCGGCGACCGGGTCCAGAAGGACGAGTGCGCCTTTTCCTTTGACACGCCG GAGTCAGATGGCGGCTTATATATCTGCATGAACACGTTCCTGGGCTTTGGGAAGCAATATGTGGAAAAGCACTATCAGAAAACAGGCCAACGGGTCTACCTTCACCTCAAAAGAACACGtaaactg AAGGAAGAAGATACAAACTCCACTGCTGGGGATCCCCCAAGGAAGAAACCAACTCGCTTGGCTATTG gtGTAGAAGGTGGATTTGATATCACGGAGGAAAAGTTTGAGTATGATGAAGATGTGAAAATAGTAATTTTCCCAGAGCATTTGGATATTCCTCGCGATGGGCTGGAGGGACTACCAGACATGGTCAGAGACAGG ATTGCCAGTGCAGTCGAGGCCATCCTGACAGCAGATTCAGCTTCACGGAAGCAGGAGGTGCAGGCATGGGATGGGGAGGTTCGACGTGTATCCAAACACGCTTTTTCCCTGCAACAACTTCAGAATGATGTCCGTATCCCACCGTG TGGCTGGAAGTGCAGCAAGTGTGACATGAGGGAGAACTTGTGGTTGAACATGACTGATGGAGCCATCCTCTGTGGTCGGCGTTATTTTGATGGCAGTGGTGGCAACAATCACGCAGTCGAGCACTACCGGGAAACTGGCTACCCACTGGCTGTAAAACTGGGAACAATTACTCCTGATGGGGCTG ACGTCTACTCCTACGATGAGGATGACATGGTGTTGGATCCCAACCTGGCAGAACACCTTGCTCACTTTGGGATTGACATGCTCAAGATGCAGAAG ACAGACAAGACAATGACAGAACTGGAAATAGACATGAACCAGCGCATTGGGGAGTGGGAGCTCATCCAGGAGTCTGGCGTGCAGCTCAAGCCCCTCTATGGGCCTGGATACACTGGGATCCGTAACCTGGGCAACAGTTGCTACCTCAATTCTGTGATGCAGGTGCTGTTCAGTATCCCAGACTTCCAGAGAAA GTATGTGGACAAGCTGGAGAAGATATTCCAAAGTGCACCTTCAGACCCCACACAGGACTTCAGCACACAAGT AGCCAAACTGGGCCATGGACTGCTTTCTGGGGAGTATTCAAAGCCAGCTTCTGCAGATGGGGAACAACAGCCCGATCAGAAG GGTATGCAGAATGGCATTGCTCCACGCATGTTTAAGTCCCTCATTGGAAAGGGGCACCCAGAATTTTCCACTAACCGACAGCAGGACGCCCAGGAATTCTTTCTGCATTTCATCAACATGGTGGAG AGGAACTGCCGCAGCTCAGAGAACCCTAATGAGGTCTTCCGTTTTTTggtggaggagaagctgaagTGCCTGGCCACAGAAAAGGTGAAATATACCCAGCGTGTGGACTATATTATGCAGCTGCCTGTGCCCATGGATGCTGCACTGAACAAAG ATGAACTACTGGAGTATGAGGAGAAGAAGcggcaggcagaggaggagaagcagccactgccagagctggtgcGAGCCAAGGTGCCTTTCAGCTCCTGCCTAGAGGCCTATGGAgctccagagcaggtggatgaTTTCTGGAGCACAGCCTTGCAGGCCAAGTCTGTGGCTCTCAA AACAACACGGTTCGCCTCTTTCCCGGATTATCTAGTGATCCAGATCAAGAAATTCACTTTCGGTCTGGACTGGGTGCCCAAAAAGCTTG ATGTCTCCATTGAAATGCCAGAGGAGCTGGATATCtctgcactgcagggaacagggctgcAAGATGGAGAAGAAGAAATGCCAGACATCGCACCCCCACTGGTGACACCAGACGAGCCCAAAGGTAGCCTGGGGTTCTATGGCAACGAGGACGACGACTCCTTCTGCTCCCCTCACTTCTCCTCTCCAACAT CACCCATGTTGGATGAGTCAGTGATTATCCAGCTAGTGGAGATGGGCTTTCCCATGGATGCCTGCCGCAAAGCCGTGTATTACACAGGGAACAGTGGGGTTGAGGCTGCCATGAACTGGGTCATGTCACATATGGATGATCCAG ACTTTGCTAACCCGTTAGTTCTCCCTGGATCCAGTGGGCCAGGGTCTACTATTGCCTGCCCAGACCCTCCTTCAGAAGACAGTGTGGCCACCATTGTCTCCATGGGCTTCTCCCGGGACCAAGCTATGAAAGCGCTTAGAGCCACG AACAACAGCCTGGAGCGTGCTGTGGATTGGATCTTTAGTCACATTGATGACCTTGATGCAGAAGCTGCTATGGATATTTCAGAGGGGCGGTCGGCAGCTGAGTCCATCTCTGAATCTGTTCCCGTGGGTCCTAAAGTGCGtgatgggcctggaa AATATCAGCTGTTTGCCTTCATCAGCCACATGGGCACTTCGACTATGTGTGGACACTATGTTTGTCACATCAAGAAAGATGGCAG GTGGGTGATCTACAATGACCAGAAAGTCTGTGCTTCTGAGAAGCCCCCCAAGGACCTGGGCTACATCTACTTCTACCAGCGGATTCCCAGCTAG
- the USP5 gene encoding ubiquitin carboxyl-terminal hydrolase 5 isoform X3 — protein sequence MAELSEALLSVLPSIRVPKAGDRVQKDECAFSFDTPKEEDTNSTAGDPPRKKPTRLAIGVEGGFDITEEKFEYDEDVKIVIFPEHLDIPRDGLEGLPDMVRDRIASAVEAILTADSASRKQEVQAWDGEVRRVSKHAFSLQQLQNDVRIPPCGWKCSKCDMRENLWLNMTDGAILCGRRYFDGSGGNNHAVEHYRETGYPLAVKLGTITPDGADVYSYDEDDMVLDPNLAEHLAHFGIDMLKMQKTDKTMTELEIDMNQRIGEWELIQESGVQLKPLYGPGYTGIRNLGNSCYLNSVMQVLFSIPDFQRKYVDKLEKIFQSAPSDPTQDFSTQVAKLGHGLLSGEYSKPASADGEQQPDQKGMQNGIAPRMFKSLIGKGHPEFSTNRQQDAQEFFLHFINMVERNCRSSENPNEVFRFLVEEKLKCLATEKVKYTQRVDYIMQLPVPMDAALNKDELLEYEEKKRQAEEEKQPLPELVRAKVPFSSCLEAYGAPEQVDDFWSTALQAKSVALKTTRFASFPDYLVIQIKKFTFGLDWVPKKLDVSIEMPEELDISALQGTGLQDGEEEMPDIAPPLVTPDEPKGSLGFYGNEDDDSFCSPHFSSPTSPMLDESVIIQLVEMGFPMDACRKAVYYTGNSGVEAAMNWVMSHMDDPDFANPLVLPGSSGPGSTIACPDPPSEDSVATIVSMGFSRDQAMKALRATNNSLERAVDWIFSHIDDLDAEAAMDISEGRSAAESISESVPVGPKVRDGPGKYQLFAFISHMGTSTMCGHYVCHIKKDGRWVIYNDQKVCASEKPPKDLGYIYFYQRIPS from the exons ATGGCGGAGCTGAGTGAGGCGCTGCTCTCGGTGTTGCCGTCCATCCGGGTGCCCAAGGCCGGCGACCGGGTCCAGAAGGACGAGTGCGCCTTTTCCTTTGACACGCCG AAGGAAGAAGATACAAACTCCACTGCTGGGGATCCCCCAAGGAAGAAACCAACTCGCTTGGCTATTG gtGTAGAAGGTGGATTTGATATCACGGAGGAAAAGTTTGAGTATGATGAAGATGTGAAAATAGTAATTTTCCCAGAGCATTTGGATATTCCTCGCGATGGGCTGGAGGGACTACCAGACATGGTCAGAGACAGG ATTGCCAGTGCAGTCGAGGCCATCCTGACAGCAGATTCAGCTTCACGGAAGCAGGAGGTGCAGGCATGGGATGGGGAGGTTCGACGTGTATCCAAACACGCTTTTTCCCTGCAACAACTTCAGAATGATGTCCGTATCCCACCGTG TGGCTGGAAGTGCAGCAAGTGTGACATGAGGGAGAACTTGTGGTTGAACATGACTGATGGAGCCATCCTCTGTGGTCGGCGTTATTTTGATGGCAGTGGTGGCAACAATCACGCAGTCGAGCACTACCGGGAAACTGGCTACCCACTGGCTGTAAAACTGGGAACAATTACTCCTGATGGGGCTG ACGTCTACTCCTACGATGAGGATGACATGGTGTTGGATCCCAACCTGGCAGAACACCTTGCTCACTTTGGGATTGACATGCTCAAGATGCAGAAG ACAGACAAGACAATGACAGAACTGGAAATAGACATGAACCAGCGCATTGGGGAGTGGGAGCTCATCCAGGAGTCTGGCGTGCAGCTCAAGCCCCTCTATGGGCCTGGATACACTGGGATCCGTAACCTGGGCAACAGTTGCTACCTCAATTCTGTGATGCAGGTGCTGTTCAGTATCCCAGACTTCCAGAGAAA GTATGTGGACAAGCTGGAGAAGATATTCCAAAGTGCACCTTCAGACCCCACACAGGACTTCAGCACACAAGT AGCCAAACTGGGCCATGGACTGCTTTCTGGGGAGTATTCAAAGCCAGCTTCTGCAGATGGGGAACAACAGCCCGATCAGAAG GGTATGCAGAATGGCATTGCTCCACGCATGTTTAAGTCCCTCATTGGAAAGGGGCACCCAGAATTTTCCACTAACCGACAGCAGGACGCCCAGGAATTCTTTCTGCATTTCATCAACATGGTGGAG AGGAACTGCCGCAGCTCAGAGAACCCTAATGAGGTCTTCCGTTTTTTggtggaggagaagctgaagTGCCTGGCCACAGAAAAGGTGAAATATACCCAGCGTGTGGACTATATTATGCAGCTGCCTGTGCCCATGGATGCTGCACTGAACAAAG ATGAACTACTGGAGTATGAGGAGAAGAAGcggcaggcagaggaggagaagcagccactgccagagctggtgcGAGCCAAGGTGCCTTTCAGCTCCTGCCTAGAGGCCTATGGAgctccagagcaggtggatgaTTTCTGGAGCACAGCCTTGCAGGCCAAGTCTGTGGCTCTCAA AACAACACGGTTCGCCTCTTTCCCGGATTATCTAGTGATCCAGATCAAGAAATTCACTTTCGGTCTGGACTGGGTGCCCAAAAAGCTTG ATGTCTCCATTGAAATGCCAGAGGAGCTGGATATCtctgcactgcagggaacagggctgcAAGATGGAGAAGAAGAAATGCCAGACATCGCACCCCCACTGGTGACACCAGACGAGCCCAAAGGTAGCCTGGGGTTCTATGGCAACGAGGACGACGACTCCTTCTGCTCCCCTCACTTCTCCTCTCCAACAT CACCCATGTTGGATGAGTCAGTGATTATCCAGCTAGTGGAGATGGGCTTTCCCATGGATGCCTGCCGCAAAGCCGTGTATTACACAGGGAACAGTGGGGTTGAGGCTGCCATGAACTGGGTCATGTCACATATGGATGATCCAG ACTTTGCTAACCCGTTAGTTCTCCCTGGATCCAGTGGGCCAGGGTCTACTATTGCCTGCCCAGACCCTCCTTCAGAAGACAGTGTGGCCACCATTGTCTCCATGGGCTTCTCCCGGGACCAAGCTATGAAAGCGCTTAGAGCCACG AACAACAGCCTGGAGCGTGCTGTGGATTGGATCTTTAGTCACATTGATGACCTTGATGCAGAAGCTGCTATGGATATTTCAGAGGGGCGGTCGGCAGCTGAGTCCATCTCTGAATCTGTTCCCGTGGGTCCTAAAGTGCGtgatgggcctggaa AATATCAGCTGTTTGCCTTCATCAGCCACATGGGCACTTCGACTATGTGTGGACACTATGTTTGTCACATCAAGAAAGATGGCAG GTGGGTGATCTACAATGACCAGAAAGTCTGTGCTTCTGAGAAGCCCCCCAAGGACCTGGGCTACATCTACTTCTACCAGCGGATTCCCAGCTAG
- the USP5 gene encoding ubiquitin carboxyl-terminal hydrolase 5 isoform X4: MAELSEALLSVLPSIRVPKAGDRVQKDECAFSFDTPKEEDTNSTAGDPPRKKPTRLAIGVEGGFDITEEKFEYDEDVKIVIFPEHLDIPRDGLEGLPDMVRDRIASAVEAILTADSASRKQEVQAWDGEVRRVSKHAFSLQQLQNDVRIPPCGWKCSKCDMRENLWLNMTDGAILCGRRYFDGSGGNNHAVEHYRETGYPLAVKLGTITPDGADVYSYDEDDMVLDPNLAEHLAHFGIDMLKMQKTDKTMTELEIDMNQRIGEWELIQESGVQLKPLYGPGYTGIRNLGNSCYLNSVMQVLFSIPDFQRKYVDKLEKIFQSAPSDPTQDFSTQVAKLGHGLLSGEYSKPASADGEQQPDQKGMQNGIAPRMFKSLIGKGHPEFSTNRQQDAQEFFLHFINMVERNCRSSENPNEVFRFLVEEKLKCLATEKVKYTQRVDYIMQLPVPMDAALNKDELLEYEEKKRQAEEEKQPLPELVRAKVPFSSCLEAYGAPEQVDDFWSTALQAKSVALKTTRFASFPDYLVIQIKKFTFGLDWVPKKLDVSIEMPEELDISALQGTGLQDGEEEMPDIAPPLVTPDEPKAPMLDESVIIQLVEMGFPMDACRKAVYYTGNSGVEAAMNWVMSHMDDPDFANPLVLPGSSGPGSTIACPDPPSEDSVATIVSMGFSRDQAMKALRATNNSLERAVDWIFSHIDDLDAEAAMDISEGRSAAESISESVPVGPKVRDGPGKYQLFAFISHMGTSTMCGHYVCHIKKDGRWVIYNDQKVCASEKPPKDLGYIYFYQRIPS, encoded by the exons ATGGCGGAGCTGAGTGAGGCGCTGCTCTCGGTGTTGCCGTCCATCCGGGTGCCCAAGGCCGGCGACCGGGTCCAGAAGGACGAGTGCGCCTTTTCCTTTGACACGCCG AAGGAAGAAGATACAAACTCCACTGCTGGGGATCCCCCAAGGAAGAAACCAACTCGCTTGGCTATTG gtGTAGAAGGTGGATTTGATATCACGGAGGAAAAGTTTGAGTATGATGAAGATGTGAAAATAGTAATTTTCCCAGAGCATTTGGATATTCCTCGCGATGGGCTGGAGGGACTACCAGACATGGTCAGAGACAGG ATTGCCAGTGCAGTCGAGGCCATCCTGACAGCAGATTCAGCTTCACGGAAGCAGGAGGTGCAGGCATGGGATGGGGAGGTTCGACGTGTATCCAAACACGCTTTTTCCCTGCAACAACTTCAGAATGATGTCCGTATCCCACCGTG TGGCTGGAAGTGCAGCAAGTGTGACATGAGGGAGAACTTGTGGTTGAACATGACTGATGGAGCCATCCTCTGTGGTCGGCGTTATTTTGATGGCAGTGGTGGCAACAATCACGCAGTCGAGCACTACCGGGAAACTGGCTACCCACTGGCTGTAAAACTGGGAACAATTACTCCTGATGGGGCTG ACGTCTACTCCTACGATGAGGATGACATGGTGTTGGATCCCAACCTGGCAGAACACCTTGCTCACTTTGGGATTGACATGCTCAAGATGCAGAAG ACAGACAAGACAATGACAGAACTGGAAATAGACATGAACCAGCGCATTGGGGAGTGGGAGCTCATCCAGGAGTCTGGCGTGCAGCTCAAGCCCCTCTATGGGCCTGGATACACTGGGATCCGTAACCTGGGCAACAGTTGCTACCTCAATTCTGTGATGCAGGTGCTGTTCAGTATCCCAGACTTCCAGAGAAA GTATGTGGACAAGCTGGAGAAGATATTCCAAAGTGCACCTTCAGACCCCACACAGGACTTCAGCACACAAGT AGCCAAACTGGGCCATGGACTGCTTTCTGGGGAGTATTCAAAGCCAGCTTCTGCAGATGGGGAACAACAGCCCGATCAGAAG GGTATGCAGAATGGCATTGCTCCACGCATGTTTAAGTCCCTCATTGGAAAGGGGCACCCAGAATTTTCCACTAACCGACAGCAGGACGCCCAGGAATTCTTTCTGCATTTCATCAACATGGTGGAG AGGAACTGCCGCAGCTCAGAGAACCCTAATGAGGTCTTCCGTTTTTTggtggaggagaagctgaagTGCCTGGCCACAGAAAAGGTGAAATATACCCAGCGTGTGGACTATATTATGCAGCTGCCTGTGCCCATGGATGCTGCACTGAACAAAG ATGAACTACTGGAGTATGAGGAGAAGAAGcggcaggcagaggaggagaagcagccactgccagagctggtgcGAGCCAAGGTGCCTTTCAGCTCCTGCCTAGAGGCCTATGGAgctccagagcaggtggatgaTTTCTGGAGCACAGCCTTGCAGGCCAAGTCTGTGGCTCTCAA AACAACACGGTTCGCCTCTTTCCCGGATTATCTAGTGATCCAGATCAAGAAATTCACTTTCGGTCTGGACTGGGTGCCCAAAAAGCTTG ATGTCTCCATTGAAATGCCAGAGGAGCTGGATATCtctgcactgcagggaacagggctgcAAGATGGAGAAGAAGAAATGCCAGACATCGCACCCCCACTGGTGACACCAGACGAGCCCAAAG CACCCATGTTGGATGAGTCAGTGATTATCCAGCTAGTGGAGATGGGCTTTCCCATGGATGCCTGCCGCAAAGCCGTGTATTACACAGGGAACAGTGGGGTTGAGGCTGCCATGAACTGGGTCATGTCACATATGGATGATCCAG ACTTTGCTAACCCGTTAGTTCTCCCTGGATCCAGTGGGCCAGGGTCTACTATTGCCTGCCCAGACCCTCCTTCAGAAGACAGTGTGGCCACCATTGTCTCCATGGGCTTCTCCCGGGACCAAGCTATGAAAGCGCTTAGAGCCACG AACAACAGCCTGGAGCGTGCTGTGGATTGGATCTTTAGTCACATTGATGACCTTGATGCAGAAGCTGCTATGGATATTTCAGAGGGGCGGTCGGCAGCTGAGTCCATCTCTGAATCTGTTCCCGTGGGTCCTAAAGTGCGtgatgggcctggaa AATATCAGCTGTTTGCCTTCATCAGCCACATGGGCACTTCGACTATGTGTGGACACTATGTTTGTCACATCAAGAAAGATGGCAG GTGGGTGATCTACAATGACCAGAAAGTCTGTGCTTCTGAGAAGCCCCCCAAGGACCTGGGCTACATCTACTTCTACCAGCGGATTCCCAGCTAG
- the TPI1 gene encoding triosephosphate isomerase: protein MAPRKFFVGGNWKMNGDKKSLGELIHTLNGAKLSADTEVVCGAPSIYLDFARQKLDAKIGVAAQNCYKVPKGAFTGEISPAMIKDIGATWVILGHSERRHVFGESDELIGQKVAHALAEGLGVIACIGEKLDEREAGITEKVVFEQTKAIADNVKDWSKVVLAYEPVWAIGTGKTATPQQAQEVHEKLRGWLKSHVSDAVAQSTRIIYGGSVTGSNCKELASQHDVDGFLVGGASLKPEFVDIINAKH, encoded by the exons ATGGCGCCCAGGAAGTTCTTCGTGGGGGGCAACTGGAAGATGAACGGTGACAAGAAGAGTCTGGGCGAGCTCATCCACACGCTGAACGGCGCCAAGCTCTCCGCCGACACCG AGGTTGTTTGTGGAGCCCCCTCCATCTACCTTGACTTTGCCCGTCAGAAGCTTGATGCAAAGATCGGAGTTGCAGCACAGAACTGTTACAAGGTACCGAAGGGTGCTTTCACAGGAGAGATCAG CCCAGCAATGATCAAAGATATTGGAGCCACGTGGGTGATTCTGGGCCACTCTGAGCGAAGGCATGTTTTTGGAGAGTCTGATGAG TTGATCGGGCAGAAGGTGGCTCATGCTCTAGCTGAGGGCCTTGGAGTCATTGCCTGCATTGGAGAGAAGCTGGATGAGAGAGAAGCTGGTATAACTGAGAAGGTGGTTTTTGAACAGACCAAGGCCATTGCTG ATAACGTGAAGGACTGGAGTAAAGTGGTTCTTGCCTATGAGCCAGTTTGGGCTATTGGAACTGGTAAAACTGCAACTCCCCAACAG GCTCAGGAAGTCCATGAGAAGCTGAGGGGGTGGCTGAAGAGCCATGTGTCTGATGCTGTTGCTCAGTCAACTAGGATCATCTATGGAG GTTCAGTCACTGGCAGCAACTGTAAGGAGCTGGCCTCTCAACATGATGTGGATGGCTTCCTTGTTGGTGGAGCTTCTCTCAAGCCAGAGTTTGTGGATATTATCAATGCCAAACACTGA